Within the Iodidimonas sp. SYSU 1G8 genome, the region CGTGAAACAAGTGTTGTTCACTCTATTTCACAATATAGATGATGGTTAATTGCGGATCAATGCCGGTGCGCAGTGTCGTGATGGTCACGAAACGGAAACAAATTCGTAACCGGACCGTCGTCTCCCGGGAATAGAGAGTTCGTAACGATAATTCGGGAGGTTGAGATGAAGGCCATGCGTACCCTTGCCCTGACGACGACGGCGATCACCGCCCTGTTCGCGGCCCAGACCGGCAGCGCGCACGCGCTGACATTGACCCAGGTTCTGCGCCATGAAAGCGGCATCTTCGACAAGTCGGCCGCGGAAATCGTCGCGTTCGACGCCGGCAGCAAACGCTTCTACGTCGTCGATGGCGCCGCGCCGTCCATCGAGGTCCTCCAACTGGGCGACGGCACGAGCGCGGCGGACGCAACGTGGAGCGAGGCCGGAACGCTGGCGCTGACCGCCGACGAGTCGCCCACCAGCGTCGCGGTCCATAACGGCGTGATCGCCGCGGCCGTACATGGTTCGAAGGACCAGGGCCGCCCCGGCAAGGTCATCTTCTTCGACGGCGCGGGCGCGCGACTGGCCGAAGTGGCGGTCGGATCCCTGCCCGACATGGTCACCTTCACGCCAGACGGCAAATACGTCCTGACCGCCAATGAAGGCGAGCCGACCGACGCCGCGGACCCGGACGGATCGGTCAGCATCATTGATATCTCCGGCGGCGTGAAGGATGCCAAGGCCGTCACGGTCGGTTTCGAGAGCCTCGATGCCGAGACCATGCGCAAGGCCGGTGTTCGCGTATTCCCCGGCAAGGCGCCCAAGGAAGATTTCGAACCCGAATATATCGCCGTCTCGCCCGACAGCCAGATGGCGTGGGTCGCTCTCCAGGAAGCCAACGCGTTCGCCCGAATCGACATTCCCGGCGGCGCGCTGATCGACGTGGTCGCCCTGGGGACCAAGGATCACAGCCAGCCGGGCAACGGCATGGACCCCAACGACAAGGATAGCGCCGTGAACATCGCGCCGGTCCCGGTGCGCGGCCTCTACATGCCCGATTCGATCGCGGCGGTCGAAATCGGCGGCAAGACCTATGTCGTGTCGGCCAATGAAGGCGACGCACGCAAGGAAGACGAACGGGTCGAGAAGGCCAATATCGATGACAAGGCACTGAGCGCCGACGAGAAGAAGCACCTCGCCCGCCTCAAGATCTCGACCATCGATGGCGATACCGATGGGGACGGCGACATCGACGTTCTGCATTCCTACGGCGCCCGCTCGTTCTCGATCTGGAATGCCGATGGATCGCTGTTATGGGACAGCGGCGACCAGATCGAAACCATCACCGCCGACCGCCTAGGCCAGAAGTTCAACACCAGCAACGACGACAACAAATACGAAGGCCGCAGCGACGACAAGGGTCCCGAGCCGGAGGCCATCGACGTCGGCGTCATCGATGGCAAGACCTATGCCTTCGTGGGTCTGGAGCGGGTTGGCGGCGTGATGATGTTCAACATTACCAACCCGGAGAAGCCCGTCTTCGTCGGCTACGAGAACAACCGCGACTTCGCCGGCTCGCTCGACTTCTCGCTGCCCAGTGACCTGAAGGTCGCCGGCGATCTCGGCCCGGAAAGCGTCAAGTTCATTTCCGCCGACAACAATCCGTATGGCGTGCCGCTGCTGGCCGTGGCGTCGGAGGTCAGCGGTACCGTCACCGTCTACACCATCACTCCCTGAGGATTTTCGCGAGGTTCCTCCCCTACTCTCCGTAGGTCACTGATCCCCGGCTGGAACGGCCGGGGATTTTTTTGCGTTCTCGCTGCGGTCATGGAAGAAGGGAGCGCATGAGCGGGGAACTGGAAAAGCTGTTGGGCGAGATCCGCGCCTGCCGGGTGTGCGAGGCGGTTCTGCCGCTGGGCCCGCGTCCCACGCTGAGGGCGCAAGAGACCGCGCGGGTCGTCATCGTCGGTCAGGCTCCCGGTACGAAAGTGCACGAAACCGGCATTCCCTGGAACGACCGGAGCGGCGATCGCCTGCGCGACTGGCTCGCCCTCGACCGGGAACGGTTCTATGACGAAAGCCGCATCGCGATCGTACCCATGGGATTCTGCTACCCCGGACGCGACCGTAATGGTGGAGACTCGCCGCCCCGTCCCGAATGCGCACCGCTTTGGCACGCGCGCCTTCGCGCGCTCCTGCCCCAGGCGGACCTGACTCTGCTCGTCGGCAGCTACGCGCAGGCTTGGTATCTGGGTGCGCGGCGCAAGGCGACCATGACGGAAACCGTCGCACACTGGAGGGACTATCTGCCGGATTTCTTCCCGACGCCCCATCCCAGCTGGCGGAACACGGCCTGGCTCAGGCGCAACCCGTGGTTCGAGGCAGAGGCGTTGCCGGTTCTACGGGAGCGCGTTCGCCGGCTGATTTAGATTTTCCCGGGCAAGCGCGTAAATCTCGTCGAGCCGCTCGCGCGCACGGCGAACAATGGAGGGTTCACGGGCCCAGGCGACGACGTGTTCGTAGCCATTCACCGCGGCCACCACCTCACCGCGCTTGAGGCGCAGGTTGGCCTCGACCAGCCTGATCTCGTGATTCATGGGCAGCAACAGCCGCGCCCGGGCGATCAGCGCCATCGCTTCATCCGAAGGTTTGCCCGGCCGGATAAGCCAGGTCCGCGCCAGCCCGATGAGGGCATCCGGCTCGTCAGGATTCATCGCGAGCGCCTGACGATAGACTTTCTCCGCCTCCTCCAGGGTGCCGGTCCAGGACGCATCGTTCGAGGTGAACTGCTGCGCGGCGCGCTGAACCATCAGATTGCCCTGCATCGCCAGCAATTCGGAACTGCGCCCCCGCGCGCGCTCGATGATGGATTCGGCGCGCGGAATGTCCTGATCCACCAGGGCGACCCATGCGAGCAGTGCCATCGCCCGCGTATTGTCCGGGTTCAGGGCCAGCGCCTCGTTCAGGAGAGCAATGCCCTGTTCACGGGCGGGCGAGAAATGCATGAGCGTGAACGCCACCTCTTCCTTGGCCTCATCGAGCGGCAGAACCCGCACCGAAGGCACCGGCAGCGGATCCGCCGGGCGGTCGAACTTATCGGCGTTAAAACGGCCTATGCGGCGATACTGCCGCATCGACCGCGTCGCCTCTTCGATGGACTGGCCGAAGATGTTCTCGAAGACCGGGACCGTATCGACCGTCGGCTGGTCCAGACGATCGAGAAACGCATAGAGCTTCTCGCGCCGGTCCGGGTCGGACATCAGGTAGTGCACGACCAGCCATGATTCGGCGTTGAAGTCGCCATTCTCGTGACCTGTCTCATAGCCCTTGGCGTTGAACAGCGCCCCGAGCGGAATCCAACGTGCTTTCTCAAGCGCCAGCACCCGGTGCATGGGTGGGTCGCCCAATCGGTAGCGACCATCATTGGAGATGTCGTAAGTGGACAGGTACTCGGCATAGCCCTCGTGAAACCACAGCGGATACCGGCGCTTGGCATCCACTTCGAGCAGGTAGTGGACATATTCGTGGAAGACGCCATCCATGCCGACGCCGCGCATGTTCTGCTTGGCTCGGTAGAGCGGGCCATAGGCGGTTTGCGTGACCTCGAGACTGTCGGTGCCGTCGGGTGCCCGCGCGGTCAGGTTGACCACGGCGAGTCCGCCGCGATGGCTATGCTGGAACGCCCCGAACACCTGATCGTCGTCGATCAACGCGCGGAACTGTCCGGTCGTCGACAGCGCCACGACGTGAAACGGCAAAGGGTTCGATTCGATATCGAGATTGGTCGCCTTGATGACCAGCCGCCTGAAATCCTCAAGATTCTGCACCAGGTATCGCGCCCGGTCCTCGCCGGCATTGGTCAGCACCACGAAATTTTCCGTGCGCGCTTCGATCCATGTGTCCTCGGCGACCTGCCGCAAGGTCGGCGTTGATCCGCAGCCGCCGAGCATAACCACGACAAAAAGGGCACATGCTGCCTTCACCATACTGAACGTGCTGTCCGCCATGCAGTCCAAGCCCCTTTACCAGGCTAGAGATGTGGGGATAGGGTCTGCGCCACAAGAGACAAAATGGGGAAAGGTCTTACTCGTGGCACAAGTGACAACGCACTTCGACACTATCGATACCCTAGTCGGTCAGAAGATTGGTACGTCCGATTGGCTGACCGTGGATCAGGAACGCGTCAACAAATTCGCCGAAGCGACCGGCGACTTTCAGTGGATTCACGTCAATCCGGAACGCGCCGCCAAGGAATTCATGGCCGGCGGCACCATCGCCCATGGCTATCTGACCTTGTCGCTGCTGCCCTGCCTGATGCAGGACATCCTCAAGGTCGAGGGCGTCGGCCATGGCATCAACTATGGTAGCAACAAGGTACGTTTCACCAACATGGTGAAGGTCGGATCGCGCGTGCGCGCTCACCAGACGCTGAAGAAGGTGGACAAGCGTCCGGACGGCGGCAAGCAGGCGACCTATGAAATCACGGTCGAGATCGAAGGACAGGAACGTCCGGCGCTGATCGCCGAGACGCTCGGGCTCATCTATCCCGGCGAAGGCTACTCTCTCTCGAAGGACTGACCACACGCATGCCGAGCCAATGGATCCGACGCTTTGCCCAAGGATACCGGTCGTTTCGACAGAACTATTTCGAGACCAACCGCGCGCTGTTCAAGGAACTGAGCGACGGGCAGGCCCCGAAAGTCATGCTCGTCGCCTGTTGCGACTCGCGGGTTGAACCGGCCATTATCCTGGACTCGGGTCCTGGGGATCTGTTCATCGTCCGGAACATCGCCAACCTGATCCCGCCTTATCAACCCGACACATTCCATCACGGCACCAGCGCGGCACTGGAGTTCGCCGTGAACAGTCTGGGCGTGAGCCACATCGTCGTGATGGGGCACGCCGGGTGTGGCGGGATCCGTGCGGCCCTGACCGGCATCGGCGGCGAGACCGAGTTCATCGGTCCGTGGGTTTCGATGATCGGTCCGGTCCGGGACGAGGTGGTCCAGGCCTGCGGCGGTCGTCCGGAAGCGGAACAACAGCGGATGCTGGAACAGCGTTCGATTGTCTCCTCGCTTCGCAATCTGGACAGTTTTCCATTCGTCGCGGAGGGCGTGAAGGCTGGCACGTTGTTCGTTCACGGCTGGTATTTCGATATCCACACGGGCGATCTGCTCGCCTACGATGCGGAGAAGGACGCATTCGGTCCTTTGCCGTTCTGAGCCATGCGGCCGTGTGGAGAAAACGCCGCCGGTGATGTCACATCCGTTTGACTGAGGCCGCCGATATCCCCAGAGTTTCCCTCGCTCGGCATTGTTTAGCCGACTCGTGCTAATCGCCCGAGATCAATCCCAGGTCCGGTCGGCCTTTATACATGCATGGAGGACTTTAATGCGTTCATGGCTCGCTCTGTCGCTGATGCTTCTGGCCGGTGTCTCCGGCTCCGCCAAGGCCGCCGAGGACAAGGTCCTGAACGTATACAACTGGTCGGACTACATCGCCGCCGACACGCTTGCCGCGTTCCAGAAGGAAACCGGGATCAAGGTCAACTACGACGTCTATGACTCAATGGCCATGCTCGAGGCCAAGTTGCTCGCCGGCCGCTCGGGCTATGATGTGGTGTTCCCGACCCTGACGCCATTCCTCGCCCAGCAGATAAAGGCGAAGATCTATCAGCCGCTCGACAAATCCAAGCTGCCCAACTACTCGGGCCTGTCGAAGACGATCCTCAAGACCATGTCGCATAACGATCCCCAGAATACCTACAGCGTGCCCTACATGGTCTCGCCGTCGGGTATCGGCATCAATGTGGACAAGGTGAAGAAAATCCTGGGCTCGGTCCCCGAAGGCAGCGGCGACCTGCTGTTCAGCCCCGCGGTAACCGCCAAGCTGAAGTCGTGCGGGATCAGCCTTCTCGATGATCCGGTCGACGTGATTCCCGCCGTTCTCGCCTGGATGGGCCGGAATCCGATCAGCCAGGAGAAGGCCGATCTGGACGCCGCGATGGCCGCGTTGCAGAAAATCCGCGGCAATCTGAAGTACATCCACTCCTCGTCCTACATCAACGACCTCGCCAATGGCGACCTGTGCGTGGCGCAGGGTTATGGCGGCGATCTCATCCAGGCGCGTGACCGGGCGCGCGACGCGAAGAACGGCGTGAATATCCTGGTGCTGCTGCCCAAGGAGGGAACGGCCTTCGTGATCGACACCATGGCGATTCCGGCGGATGCCCCGCACCCGAACAACGCGCATGCTTTCATCAATTACATGATGCGCCCGGACGTGGTCGCGGCGATCACCAATGAAACCGGATACGCAAACGCGGTCCCCGCGTCGATGAGCAAGGTCGACGACGCCATCAAGAACGACAAGTTCATCTATCCGAGCGACGCGGAGCGGGAGAAAGGATATTCGATCCCGCCGGCGCCGAAAGGCTACGAGCGCCTGCGCACGCGCGCCTGGAACTCGTTCAAGACCGGGGTGAAATAACCCCATGGCCAATGGCGCGCCGGGGCTTCAGGATAAACCCTGGACCGATCCCTCGGCTCGGCCCTTCGTCCAGATCGAAAACGTCTCGAAGCTTTATGGTGACGTGACGGCCGTCAACGGGGTCGACCTGAACATCTACCGCGGCGAGTTCTTCGCCCTGCTGGGGGCCTCCGGCTGCGGCAAGACGACGCTGCTCCGGATGCTGGCGGGTTTCGAAACGCCCAATGCCGGCCGCATCTTCATCGACGGCGTCGACATGGC harbors:
- a CDS encoding choice-of-anchor I family protein produces the protein MKAMRTLALTTTAITALFAAQTGSAHALTLTQVLRHESGIFDKSAAEIVAFDAGSKRFYVVDGAAPSIEVLQLGDGTSAADATWSEAGTLALTADESPTSVAVHNGVIAAAVHGSKDQGRPGKVIFFDGAGARLAEVAVGSLPDMVTFTPDGKYVLTANEGEPTDAADPDGSVSIIDISGGVKDAKAVTVGFESLDAETMRKAGVRVFPGKAPKEDFEPEYIAVSPDSQMAWVALQEANAFARIDIPGGALIDVVALGTKDHSQPGNGMDPNDKDSAVNIAPVPVRGLYMPDSIAAVEIGGKTYVVSANEGDARKEDERVEKANIDDKALSADEKKHLARLKISTIDGDTDGDGDIDVLHSYGARSFSIWNADGSLLWDSGDQIETITADRLGQKFNTSNDDNKYEGRSDDKGPEPEAIDVGVIDGKTYAFVGLERVGGVMMFNITNPEKPVFVGYENNRDFAGSLDFSLPSDLKVAGDLGPESVKFISADNNPYGVPLLAVASEVSGTVTVYTITP
- a CDS encoding uracil-DNA glycosylase family protein — protein: MSGELEKLLGEIRACRVCEAVLPLGPRPTLRAQETARVVIVGQAPGTKVHETGIPWNDRSGDRLRDWLALDRERFYDESRIAIVPMGFCYPGRDRNGGDSPPRPECAPLWHARLRALLPQADLTLLVGSYAQAWYLGARRKATMTETVAHWRDYLPDFFPTPHPSWRNTAWLRRNPWFEAEALPVLRERVRRLI
- a CDS encoding tetratricopeptide repeat protein translates to MADSTFSMVKAACALFVVVMLGGCGSTPTLRQVAEDTWIEARTENFVVLTNAGEDRARYLVQNLEDFRRLVIKATNLDIESNPLPFHVVALSTTGQFRALIDDDQVFGAFQHSHRGGLAVVNLTARAPDGTDSLEVTQTAYGPLYRAKQNMRGVGMDGVFHEYVHYLLEVDAKRRYPLWFHEGYAEYLSTYDISNDGRYRLGDPPMHRVLALEKARWIPLGALFNAKGYETGHENGDFNAESWLVVHYLMSDPDRREKLYAFLDRLDQPTVDTVPVFENIFGQSIEEATRSMRQYRRIGRFNADKFDRPADPLPVPSVRVLPLDEAKEEVAFTLMHFSPAREQGIALLNEALALNPDNTRAMALLAWVALVDQDIPRAESIIERARGRSSELLAMQGNLMVQRAAQQFTSNDASWTGTLEEAEKVYRQALAMNPDEPDALIGLARTWLIRPGKPSDEAMALIARARLLLPMNHEIRLVEANLRLKRGEVVAAVNGYEHVVAWAREPSIVRRARERLDEIYALARENLNQPANALP
- a CDS encoding MaoC family dehydratase; translated protein: MAQVTTHFDTIDTLVGQKIGTSDWLTVDQERVNKFAEATGDFQWIHVNPERAAKEFMAGGTIAHGYLTLSLLPCLMQDILKVEGVGHGINYGSNKVRFTNMVKVGSRVRAHQTLKKVDKRPDGGKQATYEITVEIEGQERPALIAETLGLIYPGEGYSLSKD
- a CDS encoding carbonic anhydrase — encoded protein: MPSQWIRRFAQGYRSFRQNYFETNRALFKELSDGQAPKVMLVACCDSRVEPAIILDSGPGDLFIVRNIANLIPPYQPDTFHHGTSAALEFAVNSLGVSHIVVMGHAGCGGIRAALTGIGGETEFIGPWVSMIGPVRDEVVQACGGRPEAEQQRMLEQRSIVSSLRNLDSFPFVAEGVKAGTLFVHGWYFDIHTGDLLAYDAEKDAFGPLPF
- a CDS encoding polyamine ABC transporter substrate-binding protein, encoding MRSWLALSLMLLAGVSGSAKAAEDKVLNVYNWSDYIAADTLAAFQKETGIKVNYDVYDSMAMLEAKLLAGRSGYDVVFPTLTPFLAQQIKAKIYQPLDKSKLPNYSGLSKTILKTMSHNDPQNTYSVPYMVSPSGIGINVDKVKKILGSVPEGSGDLLFSPAVTAKLKSCGISLLDDPVDVIPAVLAWMGRNPISQEKADLDAAMAALQKIRGNLKYIHSSSYINDLANGDLCVAQGYGGDLIQARDRARDAKNGVNILVLLPKEGTAFVIDTMAIPADAPHPNNAHAFINYMMRPDVVAAITNETGYANAVPASMSKVDDAIKNDKFIYPSDAEREKGYSIPPAPKGYERLRTRAWNSFKTGVK